One genomic region from Xenopus laevis strain J_2021 chromosome 2L, Xenopus_laevis_v10.1, whole genome shotgun sequence encodes:
- the neurod4.L gene encoding neurogenic differentiation factor 4 isoform X1, protein MSEMVNVHGWMEEALSSQDEMKERNQSAYDIISGLCHEERGSIDGEEDDEEEEDGEKPKKRGPKKKKMTKARVERFRVRRVKANARERSRMHGLNDALENLRRVMPCYSKTQKLSKIETLRLARNYIWALSDILEQGQNAEGKGFLEILCKGLSQPTSNLVAGCLQLGPQAMFLDKHEEKSHICDSSLTGHTYNYQSPGLPSPPYGNIDVHHLHLKPSSFKPVMDPSVVTHTLNCTTPPYEGALTPPLSIGGNFSLKQDSSPDMDKSYAFRSPYPALGLGGSHGHGSHFHTSVPRYELPIDMAYEPYPHHAIFTE, encoded by the coding sequence ATGTCGGAGATGGTCAATGTGCATGGGTGGATGGAGGAAGCCCTTAGTTCCCAGGATGAGATGAAGGAGAGGAATCAGTCTGCCTATGATATAATTTCAGGTCTATGCCATGAGGAAAGGGGCAGCATTGATGGAGAAGaggatgatgaagaagaagaggatGGAGAGAAACCAAAAAAGAGGGGACCCAAAAAAAAGAAGATGACCAAGGCTAGAGTGGAGAGGTTCCGTGTCCGTAGAGTAAAAGCCAATGCCAGGGAGCGTTCAAGAATGCATGGACTTAATGatgccctggaaaatttgagaAGGGTTATGCCTTGCTATTCCAAAACACAAAAGTTGTCTAAAATTGAGACCCTTAGACTGGCCAGAAACTATATATGGGCATTATCTGATATTCTAGAACAAGGTCAAAATGCAGAGGGAAAGGGCTTCCTGGAAATACTCTGCAAAGGTCTTTCTCAGCCAACAAGCAACTTAGTAGCTGGCTGCTTGCAACTTGGACCTCAGGCCATGTTCTTGGATAAACACGAAGAAAAGTCTCATATATGTGACTCCTCTCTTACTGGTCATACTTATAATTACCAGTCCCCAGGACTACCCAGTCCTCCTTATGGTAACATTGATGTTCACCACTTGCACTTGAAACCCTCTTCTTTCAAACCAGTAATGGATCCTTCTGTGGTAACCCATACACTTAACTGTACCACTCCACCATATGAAGGAGCTCTAACACCTCCACTCAGCATCGGTGGTAATTTTTCTTTGAAGCAAGATAGTTCACCCGATATGGATAAATCATATGCATTCAGGTCCCCCTATCCAGCTCTTGGGCTTGGTGGATCTCATGGACATGGGTCACACTTTCATACCAGTGTTCCAAGGTATGAACTACCCATAGACATGGCTTACGAGCCTTACCCACACCATGCTATATTCACTGAATAA
- the neurod4.L gene encoding neurogenic differentiation factor 4 (The RefSeq protein has 1 substitution compared to this genomic sequence), which produces MSEMVNVHGWMEEALSSQDEMKERNQSAYDIISGLCHEERGSIDGEEDDEEEEDGEKPKKRGPKKKKMTKARVERFRVRRVKANARERSRMHGLNDALENLRRVMPCYSKTQKLSKIETLRLARNYIWALSDILEQGQNAEGKGFLEILCKGLSQPTSNLVAGCLQLGPQAMFLDKHEEKSHICDSSLTGHTYNYQSPGLPSPPYGNIDVHHLHLKPSSFKPVMDPSVVTHTLNCTTPPYEGALTPPLSIGGNFSLKQDSSPDMDKSYAFRSPYPALGLGGSHGHASHFHTSVPRYELPIDMAYEPYPHHAIFTE; this is translated from the coding sequence ATGTCGGAGATGGTCAATGTGCATGGGTGGATGGAGGAAGCCCTTAGTTCCCAGGATGAGATGAAGGAGAGGAATCAGTCTGCCTATGATATAATTTCAGGTCTATGCCATGAGGAAAGGGGCAGCATTGATGGAGAAGaggatgatgaagaagaagaggatGGAGAGAAACCAAAAAAGAGGGGACCCAAAAAAAAGAAGATGACCAAGGCTAGAGTGGAGAGGTTCCGTGTCCGTAGAGTAAAAGCCAATGCCAGGGAGCGTTCAAGAATGCATGGACTTAATGatgccctggaaaatttgagaAGGGTTATGCCTTGCTATTCCAAAACACAAAAGTTGTCTAAAATTGAGACCCTTAGACTGGCCAGAAACTATATATGGGCATTATCTGATATTCTAGAACAAGGTCAAAATGCAGAGGGAAAGGGCTTCCTGGAAATACTCTGCAAAGGTCTTTCTCAGCCAACAAGCAACTTAGTAGCTGGCTGCTTGCAACTTGGACCTCAGGCCATGTTCTTGGATAAACACGAAGAAAAGTCTCATATATGTGACTCCTCTCTTACTGGTCATACTTATAATTACCAGTCCCCAGGACTACCCAGTCCTCCTTATGGTAACATTGATGTTCACCACTTGCACTTGAAACCCTCTTCTTTCAAACCAGTAATGGATCCTTCTGTGGTAACCCATACACTTAACTGTACCACTCCACCATATGAAGGAGCTCTAACACCTCCACTCAGCATCGGTGGTAATTTTTCTTTGAAGCAAGATAGTTCACCCGATATGGATAAATCATATGCATTCAGGTCCCCCTATCCAGCTCTTGGGCTTGGTGGATCTCATGGACATGGGTCACACTTTCATACCAGTGTTCCAAGGTATGAACTACCCATAGACATGGCTTACGAGCCTTACCCACACCATGCTATATTCACTGAATAA